From the genome of Parafrankia irregularis, one region includes:
- a CDS encoding RecB family exonuclease yields MSTGPASAPPVPTADAPATDAQAAEVTAAEDTAAARPVSGTPGAAGRGAEGRSPGQLGGQLGGQPGRAGDPPVPSVPSQGPRPVASLSPSRAADFVNCPLRYRFRVIDRIPEPPSEAATRGTVVHGVLERLFDLPARERTQPAAAGLVEPVWADLLARDASLGGLFTDPTALAAWLDSARDLLTGYFTLEDPRRLAPAARELYVEHVLGSGLRLRGYVDRLDEAQTPQGTALRVIDYKTGRSPGPAFEGAAMFQMRFYALVLWRSRGVLPRELRLYYLGDRTWLRAAPDEDELRATERRIEALWAAIARAHRTGDWRATPGRLCDWCDHKVRCPAFGGTPPPLPESVAEVPVDDGAPAVCEADG; encoded by the coding sequence ATGAGCACAGGACCGGCCTCCGCCCCACCTGTTCCGACTGCCGACGCACCGGCTACCGATGCCCAGGCGGCGGAGGTCACGGCGGCCGAGGACACGGCGGCGGCGAGGCCGGTGTCCGGCACGCCGGGTGCCGCCGGCCGGGGCGCCGAGGGTCGTTCTCCCGGGCAGCTCGGAGGGCAGCTCGGAGGGCAGCCCGGCCGGGCCGGGGATCCGCCGGTTCCGTCGGTTCCCTCGCAGGGCCCTCGTCCGGTGGCCTCGCTGTCGCCTTCTCGGGCCGCCGACTTCGTCAACTGCCCGCTGCGCTACCGCTTCCGGGTGATCGACCGGATCCCCGAACCGCCGAGTGAGGCGGCGACCCGTGGCACGGTGGTGCACGGGGTGCTCGAGCGGCTGTTCGATCTCCCCGCCCGCGAGCGCACCCAGCCGGCGGCGGCGGGCCTGGTCGAGCCGGTCTGGGCGGACCTGCTGGCGAGGGACGCGTCGCTGGGCGGTCTGTTCACCGATCCCACCGCGCTGGCGGCCTGGCTGGACAGCGCCCGCGACCTTCTCACCGGCTACTTCACCCTGGAGGACCCTCGCCGGCTCGCGCCGGCGGCGCGCGAGCTGTACGTCGAGCACGTTCTCGGGTCCGGCCTGCGGCTGCGCGGCTACGTCGACCGCCTGGACGAGGCGCAGACACCGCAGGGCACCGCGCTGCGCGTCATCGACTACAAGACGGGACGGTCTCCCGGCCCGGCGTTCGAGGGCGCGGCGATGTTCCAGATGCGCTTCTACGCCCTGGTCCTGTGGCGTTCCCGTGGTGTTCTGCCGCGGGAGCTGCGGCTGTACTACCTGGGCGACCGCACCTGGCTGCGGGCCGCTCCGGACGAGGACGAACTGCGGGCGACCGAACGCCGCATCGAGGCGCTGTGGGCGGCCATCGCGCGCGCCCACCGCACGGGCGACTGGCGGGCGACCCCGGGCCGGCTGTGCGACTGGTGCGACCACAAGGTGCGCTGCCCGGCCTTCGGCGGGACGCCTCCGCCGCTGCCGGAAAGCGTGGCCGAGGTGCCGGTCGACGACGGCGCGCCCGCGGTGTGTGAGGCCGATGGCTGA
- a CDS encoding ABC transporter ATP-binding protein, with amino-acid sequence MARRPASDHPPARRGSGRRQGSAARASRLTKVYGSGPTAVTALRGIDLTFPYGRFTAIMGPSGSGKSTLMHCLAGLDPVTSGRVFIGDIDLSRLGDRQLTQLRRDRIGFIFQQFNLLPTLTAAENITLPLDIAGRRPDKKWMRMVVEAVGLEKRLGHRPPELSGGQQQRVACARALVTRPEIIFADEPTGNLDSQSGAEVLSFLRDSVRELGQTVVMVTHDPTAASYSDEVIFLADGRLVDAMAEPTPDAVLDRMKNLDALARGGAGTHPDTEFDDGPFDGGPPRPRSARTQRTPVDADHGDYDAPDDEYPGDLTPGYGAAGHSRSDYSASDYSGSDRGPADRGLSGYAAPGPTDTAPVDFGRPDPRGGRPDGPAIGRPQPGGWS; translated from the coding sequence ATGGCCCGACGCCCCGCATCGGACCACCCGCCTGCCCGCCGTGGCTCCGGCCGCCGGCAGGGCTCAGCCGCGCGCGCCTCCAGGCTCACCAAGGTCTACGGCTCGGGCCCCACCGCGGTGACCGCTCTGCGCGGTATCGACCTGACCTTCCCCTACGGCAGATTCACCGCGATCATGGGCCCGTCCGGCTCGGGCAAGTCGACCCTGATGCACTGCCTCGCCGGCCTGGACCCGGTCACCTCCGGGCGGGTCTTCATCGGGGACATCGATCTCTCCCGCCTGGGCGACCGGCAGCTCACCCAGCTTCGCCGGGACCGGATCGGCTTCATCTTCCAGCAGTTCAACCTGCTGCCCACGCTCACCGCGGCCGAGAACATCACCCTGCCGCTGGACATCGCGGGCCGCCGGCCCGACAAGAAGTGGATGCGGATGGTCGTCGAGGCCGTCGGTCTGGAGAAGCGGCTCGGCCACCGCCCACCGGAGCTTTCCGGAGGGCAGCAGCAGCGGGTCGCCTGCGCCCGCGCGCTCGTCACCCGGCCGGAGATCATCTTCGCCGACGAGCCGACCGGCAACCTCGACTCGCAGTCCGGTGCGGAGGTCCTGTCGTTCCTGCGCGACTCGGTGCGTGAGCTGGGCCAGACCGTGGTCATGGTCACCCACGACCCGACGGCCGCCTCGTACTCCGACGAGGTGATCTTCCTCGCGGACGGTCGTCTGGTCGACGCGATGGCCGAACCGACCCCGGACGCCGTCCTCGACCGGATGAAGAACCTGGACGCGCTCGCCCGCGGAGGTGCCGGCACCCACCCGGACACCGAGTTCGACGACGGGCCGTTCGACGGCGGGCCGCCTCGGCCGCGGTCCGCGCGCACCCAGCGGACCCCCGTCGACGCCGACCACGGTGACTACGACGCCCCGGATGACGAGTACCCCGGCGATCTGACGCCCGGCTACGGCGCGGCCGGTCACAGCAGGTCCGACTACAGCGCGTCCGACTACAGCGGGTCCGACCGTGGCCCCGCCGATCGCGGCCTGTCCGGCTACGCGGCGCCGGGCCCCACGGACACGGCTCCCGTCGACTTCGGCCGCCCGGACCCGCGCGGGGGTCGCCCCGATGGGCCGGCGATCGGCCGGCCCCAGCCGGGTGGGTGGTCCTGA